Proteins co-encoded in one Aethina tumida isolate Nest 87 chromosome 7, icAetTumi1.1, whole genome shotgun sequence genomic window:
- the LOC109599011 gene encoding O(6)-methylguanine-induced apoptosis 2 isoform X16, translating to MGGITQRPWTPTKRRGPIAAEYNSPGPACVNLPSYIGKHTVEAKSGRAPAFSFGARHNGKLESIGPGPGQYNVTGLSAKGKDTPLAVSLHGRPKEPKPENFPAPGDYNPDKAEKVIHDNSPKYTFGLKTNVEKPLDTPAPNAYKPFQRSSSKRYSFGMRTPIRKTSDTPAPNVYNVPKSDKMLHEKSPQYSFGVKTQVEKPSETPAPNVYNIPSTEKLLHENSPKYSFGVKVNLEKPSTTPAPNVYNVPTSDKVLHDNSPKYSFGGKGLPEKPLDTPAPNVYNIPSTEKLLHENSPKYSFGVKVNLEKPSTTPAPNVYNVPTSDKVLHDNSPKYSFGGKGLAEKPLDTPAPNVYNVADRVLHENSPKYTFGGKGLPEKPLDTPAPNVYNVPTADKVLHDSAPKYSFGNKVQLEKPLDTPAPNVYNIPSVVGDKKSSPAYTISGRTKEPIDERVKNPGPGQYNNVDPDSYKAENSPAYTISGRTNIPKDDKIPGPGVYSPEKVCLDFPPAHSFGIKHSPYSDHY from the exons ATGGGTGGCATTACACAAAGACCCTGGACTCCAACCAAAAGACGAGGACCAATCGCCGCCGAATACAACAGTCCAGGACCAGCGTGTGTCAATCTCCCTTCATACATCG gTAAACACACAGTTGAAGCTAAGAGTGGTAGGGCGCCAGCTTTCAGCTTCGGAGCAAGACACAATGGAAAATTGGAGAGCATTGGACCCGGACCTGGACAATACAACGTGACTGGTCTCAGTGCGAAAG GAAAAGACACACCGTTGGCTGTAAGTCTTCACGGCAGGCCCAAAGAGCCGAAGCCCGAAAACTTCCCGGCTCCCGGCGACTACAATCCTGACAAAGCCGAAAAGGTTATCCATGACAACAGTCCCAAATACACTTTTGGACTGAAAACGAACGTAGAAAAACCATTAGATACGCCTG CTCCTAATGCTTATAAACCATTCCAAAGATCCAGTAGCAAAAGGTATTCCTTTGGCATGAGAACGCCGATCCGTAAAACATCGGACACACCTG CACCAAACGTGTACAATGTGCCGAAATCGGATAAGATGCTTCACGAAAAATCCCCGCAGTACAGTTTTGGGGTTAAGACGCAAGTCGAAAAACCGTCAGAAACGCCcg CTCCCAATGTATATAACATTCCAAGCACGGAAAAGCTGTTGCACGAAAACTCCCCAAAATACTCGTTCGGAGTCAAAGTTAATCTTGAAAAACCATCCACCACTCCTG CACCCAATGTTTACAATGTTCCAACATCTGATAAAGTATTACATGATAACTCTCCAAAGTACTCTTTTGGAGGAAAAGGACTGCCCGAAAAACCGCTGGACACTCCcg CTCCCAATGTATATAACATTCCAAGCACGGAAAAGCTGTTGCACGAAAACTCACCAAAATACTCGTTCGGAGTCAAAGTTAACCTTGAAAAACCATCCACCACTCCTG CACCCAATGTTTACAATGTTCCAACATCTGATAAAGTATTACATGATAACTCTCCAAAATACTCTTTTGGAGGAAAAGGACTGGCTGAAAAACCGTTGGATACTCCTg cacctaaCGTATACAATGTTGCTGATAGGGTTTTACATGAAAATTCTCCTAAATACACTTTTGGTGGCAAAGGATTGCCCGAGAAACCTTTGGATACTCCTG CACCAAATGTTTACAACGTACCCACTGCTGATAAGGTCTTACACGATAGTGCACCAAAATACTCATTTGGAAACAAGGTTCAATTGGAAAAGCCTTTGGATACCCCCG CTCCAAACGTCTACAACATTCCATCGGTGGTTGGCGACAAGAAGTCCTCCCCGGCGTACACGATTTCCGGTAGAACCAAGGAACCAATCGACGAACGTGTGAAGAACCCAGGACCCGGTCAATACAACAACGTAGACCCTGACAGTTACAAGGCCGAAAACTCCCCGGCTTACACCATTAGTGGCAGAACGAACATCCCCAAGGACGACAAAATACCCGGGCCGGGAGTTTACTCTCCggaaaag gttTGCTTAGATTTTCCACCAGCCCACTCGTTCGGCATCAAGCACTCCCCCTACTCAGACCACTATTAG
- the LOC109599011 gene encoding O(6)-methylguanine-induced apoptosis 2 isoform X33: MGGITQRPWTPTKRRGPIAAEYNSPGPACVNLPSYIGKHTVEAKSGRAPAFSFGARHNGKLESIGPGPGQYNVTGLSAKGKDTPLAVSLHGRPKEPKPENFPAPGDYNPDKAEKVIHDNSPKYTFGLKTNVEKPLDTPAPNAYKPFQRSSSKRYSFGMRTPIRKTSDTPAPNVYNVPKSDKMLHEKSPQYSFGVKTQVEKPSETPAPNVYNIPSTEKLLHENSPKYSFGVKVNLEKPSTTPAPNVYNVPTSDKVLHDNSPKYSFGGKGLAEKPLDTPAPNVYNIPSTEKLLHENSPKYSFGVKVNLEKPSTTPAPNVYNVADRVLHENSPKYTFGGKGLPEKPLDTPAPNVYNVPTADKVLHDSAPKYSFGNKVQLEKPLDTPAPNVYNIPSVVGDKKSSPAYTISGRTKEPIDERVKNPGPGQYNNVDPDSYKAENSPAYTISGRTNIPKDDKIPGPGVYSPEKVCLDFPPAHSFGIKHSPYSDHY; encoded by the exons ATGGGTGGCATTACACAAAGACCCTGGACTCCAACCAAAAGACGAGGACCAATCGCCGCCGAATACAACAGTCCAGGACCAGCGTGTGTCAATCTCCCTTCATACATCG gTAAACACACAGTTGAAGCTAAGAGTGGTAGGGCGCCAGCTTTCAGCTTCGGAGCAAGACACAATGGAAAATTGGAGAGCATTGGACCCGGACCTGGACAATACAACGTGACTGGTCTCAGTGCGAAAG GAAAAGACACACCGTTGGCTGTAAGTCTTCACGGCAGGCCCAAAGAGCCGAAGCCCGAAAACTTCCCGGCTCCCGGCGACTACAATCCTGACAAAGCCGAAAAGGTTATCCATGACAACAGTCCCAAATACACTTTTGGACTGAAAACGAACGTAGAAAAACCATTAGATACGCCTG CTCCTAATGCTTATAAACCATTCCAAAGATCCAGTAGCAAAAGGTATTCCTTTGGCATGAGAACGCCGATCCGTAAAACATCGGACACACCTG CACCAAACGTGTACAATGTGCCGAAATCGGATAAGATGCTTCACGAAAAATCCCCGCAGTACAGTTTTGGGGTTAAGACGCAAGTCGAAAAACCGTCAGAAACGCCcg CTCCCAATGTATATAACATTCCAAGCACGGAAAAGCTGTTGCACGAAAACTCACCAAAATACTCGTTCGGAGTCAAAGTTAATCTTGAAAAACCATCCACCACTCCTG CACCCAATGTTTACAATGTGCCAACATCTGATAAAGTATTACATGATAACTCTCCAAAATACTCTTTTGGAGGAAAAGGACTCGCTGAAAAACCGTTGGATACTCCtg CTCCCAATGTATATAACATTCCAAGCACGGAAAAGCTGTTGCACGAAAACTCCCCAAAATACTCGTTCGGAGTCAAAGTTAATCTTGAAAAACCATCCACCACTCCTG cacctaaCGTATACAATGTTGCTGATAGGGTTTTACATGAAAATTCTCCTAAATACACTTTTGGTGGCAAAGGATTGCCCGAGAAACCTTTGGATACTCCTG CACCAAATGTTTACAACGTACCCACTGCTGATAAGGTCTTACACGATAGTGCACCAAAATACTCATTTGGAAACAAGGTTCAATTGGAAAAGCCTTTGGATACCCCCG CTCCAAACGTCTACAACATTCCATCGGTGGTTGGCGACAAGAAGTCCTCCCCGGCGTACACGATTTCCGGTAGAACCAAGGAACCAATCGACGAACGTGTGAAGAACCCAGGACCCGGTCAATACAACAACGTAGACCCTGACAGTTACAAGGCCGAAAACTCCCCGGCTTACACCATTAGTGGCAGAACGAACATCCCCAAGGACGACAAAATACCCGGGCCGGGAGTTTACTCTCCggaaaag gttTGCTTAGATTTTCCACCAGCCCACTCGTTCGGCATCAAGCACTCCCCCTACTCAGACCACTATTAG
- the LOC109599011 gene encoding uncharacterized protein LOC109599011 isoform X24, with protein MGGITQRPWTPTKRRGPIAAEYNSPGPACVNLPSYIGKHTVEAKSGRAPAFSFGARHNGKLESIGPGPGQYNVTGLSAKGKDTPLAVSLHGRPKEPKPENFPAPGDYNPDKAEKVIHDNSPKYTFGLKTNVEKPLDTPAPNAYKPFQRSSSKRYSFGMRTPIRKTSDTPAPNVYNVPKSDKMLHEKSPQYSFGVKTQVEKPSETPAPNVYNIPSTEKLLHENSPKYSFGVKVNLEKPSTTPAPNVYNVPTSDKVLHDNSPKYSFGGKGLAEKPLDTPAPNVYNIPSTEKLLHENSPKYSFGVKVNLEKPSTTPAPNVYNVPTSDKVLHDNSPKYSFGGKGLPEKPLDTPAPNVYNIPSTEKLLHENSPKYSFGVKVNLEKPSTTPAPNVYNIPSVVGDKKSSPAYTISGRTKEPIDERVKNPGPGQYNNVDPDSYKAENSPAYTISGRTNIPKDDKIPGPGVYSPEKVCLDFPPAHSFGIKHSPYSDHY; from the exons ATGGGTGGCATTACACAAAGACCCTGGACTCCAACCAAAAGACGAGGACCAATCGCCGCCGAATACAACAGTCCAGGACCAGCGTGTGTCAATCTCCCTTCATACATCG gTAAACACACAGTTGAAGCTAAGAGTGGTAGGGCGCCAGCTTTCAGCTTCGGAGCAAGACACAATGGAAAATTGGAGAGCATTGGACCCGGACCTGGACAATACAACGTGACTGGTCTCAGTGCGAAAG GAAAAGACACACCGTTGGCTGTAAGTCTTCACGGCAGGCCCAAAGAGCCGAAGCCCGAAAACTTCCCGGCTCCCGGCGACTACAATCCTGACAAAGCCGAAAAGGTTATCCATGACAACAGTCCCAAATACACTTTTGGACTGAAAACGAACGTAGAAAAACCATTAGATACGCCTG CTCCTAATGCTTATAAACCATTCCAAAGATCCAGTAGCAAAAGGTATTCCTTTGGCATGAGAACGCCGATCCGTAAAACATCGGACACACCTG CACCAAACGTGTACAATGTGCCGAAATCGGATAAGATGCTTCACGAAAAATCCCCGCAGTACAGTTTTGGGGTTAAGACGCAAGTCGAAAAACCGTCAGAAACGCCcg CTCCCAATGTATATAACATTCCAAGCACGGAAAAGCTGTTGCACGAAAACTCACCAAAATACTCGTTCGGAGTCAAAGTTAATCTTGAAAAACCATCCACCACTCCTG CACCCAATGTTTACAATGTGCCAACATCTGATAAAGTATTACATGATAACTCTCCAAAATACTCTTTTGGAGGAAAAGGACTCGCTGAAAAACCGTTGGATACTCCtg CTCCCAATGTATATAACATTCCAAGCACGGAAAAGCTGTTGCACGAAAACTCCCCAAAATACTCGTTCGGAGTCAAAGTTAATCTTGAAAAACCATCCACCACTCCTG CACCCAATGTTTACAATGTTCCAACATCTGATAAAGTATTACATGATAACTCTCCAAAGTACTCTTTTGGAGGAAAAGGACTGCCCGAAAAACCGCTGGACACTCCcg CTCCCAATGTATATAACATTCCAAGCACGGAAAAGCTGTTGCACGAAAACTCACCAAAATACTCGTTCGGAGTCAAAGTTAACCTTGAAAAACCATCCACCACTCCTG CTCCAAACGTCTACAACATTCCATCGGTGGTTGGCGACAAGAAGTCCTCCCCGGCGTACACGATTTCCGGTAGAACCAAGGAACCAATCGACGAACGTGTGAAGAACCCAGGACCCGGTCAATACAACAACGTAGACCCTGACAGTTACAAGGCCGAAAACTCCCCGGCTTACACCATTAGTGGCAGAACGAACATCCCCAAGGACGACAAAATACCCGGGCCGGGAGTTTACTCTCCggaaaag gttTGCTTAGATTTTCCACCAGCCCACTCGTTCGGCATCAAGCACTCCCCCTACTCAGACCACTATTAG
- the LOC109599011 gene encoding O(6)-methylguanine-induced apoptosis 2 isoform X19, which yields MGGITQRPWTPTKRRGPIAAEYNSPGPACVNLPSYIGKHTVEAKSGRAPAFSFGARHNGKLESIGPGPGQYNVTGLSAKGKDTPLAVSLHGRPKEPKPENFPAPGDYNPDKAEKVIHDNSPKYTFGLKTNVEKPLDTPAPNAYKPFQRSSSKRYSFGMRTPIRKTSDTPAPNVYNIPSTEKLLHENSPKYSFGVKVNLEKPSTTPAPNVYNIPSTEKLLHENSPKYSFGVKVNLEKPSTTPAPNVYNVPTSDKVLHDNSPKYSFGGKGLPEKPLDTPAPNVYNIPSTEKLLHENSPKYSFGVKVNLEKPSTTPAPNVYNVPTSDKVLHDNSPKYSFGGKGLAEKPLDTPAPNVYNVADRVLHENSPKYTFGGKGLPEKPLDTPAPNVYNVPTADKVLHDSAPKYSFGNKVQLEKPLDTPAPNVYNIPSVVGDKKSSPAYTISGRTKEPIDERVKNPGPGQYNNVDPDSYKAENSPAYTISGRTNIPKDDKIPGPGVYSPEKVCLDFPPAHSFGIKHSPYSDHY from the exons ATGGGTGGCATTACACAAAGACCCTGGACTCCAACCAAAAGACGAGGACCAATCGCCGCCGAATACAACAGTCCAGGACCAGCGTGTGTCAATCTCCCTTCATACATCG gTAAACACACAGTTGAAGCTAAGAGTGGTAGGGCGCCAGCTTTCAGCTTCGGAGCAAGACACAATGGAAAATTGGAGAGCATTGGACCCGGACCTGGACAATACAACGTGACTGGTCTCAGTGCGAAAG GAAAAGACACACCGTTGGCTGTAAGTCTTCACGGCAGGCCCAAAGAGCCGAAGCCCGAAAACTTCCCGGCTCCCGGCGACTACAATCCTGACAAAGCCGAAAAGGTTATCCATGACAACAGTCCCAAATACACTTTTGGACTGAAAACGAACGTAGAAAAACCATTAGATACGCCTG CTCCTAATGCTTATAAACCATTCCAAAGATCCAGTAGCAAAAGGTATTCCTTTGGCATGAGAACGCCGATCCGTAAAACATCGGACACACCTG CTCCCAATGTATATAACATTCCAAGCACGGAAAAGCTGTTGCACGAAAACTCACCAAAATACTCGTTCGGAGTCAAAGTTAATCTTGAAAAACCATCCACCACTCCTG CTCCCAATGTATATAACATTCCAAGCACGGAAAAGCTGTTGCACGAAAACTCCCCAAAATACTCGTTCGGAGTCAAAGTTAATCTTGAAAAACCATCCACCACTCCTG CACCCAATGTTTACAATGTTCCAACATCTGATAAAGTATTACATGATAACTCTCCAAAGTACTCTTTTGGAGGAAAAGGACTGCCCGAAAAACCGCTGGACACTCCcg CTCCCAATGTATATAACATTCCAAGCACGGAAAAGCTGTTGCACGAAAACTCACCAAAATACTCGTTCGGAGTCAAAGTTAACCTTGAAAAACCATCCACCACTCCTG CACCCAATGTTTACAATGTTCCAACATCTGATAAAGTATTACATGATAACTCTCCAAAATACTCTTTTGGAGGAAAAGGACTGGCTGAAAAACCGTTGGATACTCCTg cacctaaCGTATACAATGTTGCTGATAGGGTTTTACATGAAAATTCTCCTAAATACACTTTTGGTGGCAAAGGATTGCCCGAGAAACCTTTGGATACTCCTG CACCAAATGTTTACAACGTACCCACTGCTGATAAGGTCTTACACGATAGTGCACCAAAATACTCATTTGGAAACAAGGTTCAATTGGAAAAGCCTTTGGATACCCCCG CTCCAAACGTCTACAACATTCCATCGGTGGTTGGCGACAAGAAGTCCTCCCCGGCGTACACGATTTCCGGTAGAACCAAGGAACCAATCGACGAACGTGTGAAGAACCCAGGACCCGGTCAATACAACAACGTAGACCCTGACAGTTACAAGGCCGAAAACTCCCCGGCTTACACCATTAGTGGCAGAACGAACATCCCCAAGGACGACAAAATACCCGGGCCGGGAGTTTACTCTCCggaaaag gttTGCTTAGATTTTCCACCAGCCCACTCGTTCGGCATCAAGCACTCCCCCTACTCAGACCACTATTAG
- the LOC109599011 gene encoding uncharacterized protein LOC109599011 isoform X2, with amino-acid sequence MGGITQRPWTPTKRRGPIAAEYNSPGPACVNLPSYIGKHTVEAKSGRAPAFSFGARHNGKLESIGPGPGQYNVTGLSAKGKDTPLAVSLHGRPKEPKPENFPAPGDYNPDKAEKVIHDNSPKYTFGLKTNVEKPLDTPAPNVYNVPKSDKMLHEKSPQYSFGVKTQVEKPSETPAPNVYNIPSTEKLLHENSPKYSFGVKVNLEKPSTTPAPNVYNVPTSDKVLHDNSPKYSFGGKGLAEKPLDTPAPNVYNIPSTEKLLHENSPKYSFGVKVNLEKPSTTPAPNVYNVPTSDKVLHDNSPKYSFGGKGLPEKPLDTPAPNVYNIPSTEKLLHENSPKYSFGVKVNLEKPSTTPAPNVYNVPTSDKVLHDNSPKYSFGGKGLAEKPLDTPAPNVYNVADRVLHENSPKYTFGGKGLPEKPLDTPAPNVYNVPTADKVLHDSAPKYSFGNKVQLEKPLDTPAPNVYNIPSVVGDKKSSPAYTISGRTKEPIDERVKNPGPGQYNNVDPDSYKAENSPAYTISGRTNIPKDDKIPGPGVYSPEKVCLDFPPAHSFGIKHSPYSDHY; translated from the exons ATGGGTGGCATTACACAAAGACCCTGGACTCCAACCAAAAGACGAGGACCAATCGCCGCCGAATACAACAGTCCAGGACCAGCGTGTGTCAATCTCCCTTCATACATCG gTAAACACACAGTTGAAGCTAAGAGTGGTAGGGCGCCAGCTTTCAGCTTCGGAGCAAGACACAATGGAAAATTGGAGAGCATTGGACCCGGACCTGGACAATACAACGTGACTGGTCTCAGTGCGAAAG GAAAAGACACACCGTTGGCTGTAAGTCTTCACGGCAGGCCCAAAGAGCCGAAGCCCGAAAACTTCCCGGCTCCCGGCGACTACAATCCTGACAAAGCCGAAAAGGTTATCCATGACAACAGTCCCAAATACACTTTTGGACTGAAAACGAACGTAGAAAAACCATTAGATACGCCTG CACCAAACGTGTACAATGTGCCGAAATCGGATAAGATGCTTCACGAAAAATCCCCGCAGTACAGTTTTGGGGTTAAGACGCAAGTCGAAAAACCGTCAGAAACGCCcg CTCCCAATGTATATAACATTCCAAGCACGGAAAAGCTGTTGCACGAAAACTCACCAAAATACTCGTTCGGAGTCAAAGTTAATCTTGAAAAACCATCCACCACTCCTG CACCCAATGTTTACAATGTGCCAACATCTGATAAAGTATTACATGATAACTCTCCAAAATACTCTTTTGGAGGAAAAGGACTCGCTGAAAAACCGTTGGATACTCCtg CTCCCAATGTATATAACATTCCAAGCACGGAAAAGCTGTTGCACGAAAACTCCCCAAAATACTCGTTCGGAGTCAAAGTTAATCTTGAAAAACCATCCACCACTCCTG CACCCAATGTTTACAATGTTCCAACATCTGATAAAGTATTACATGATAACTCTCCAAAGTACTCTTTTGGAGGAAAAGGACTGCCCGAAAAACCGCTGGACACTCCcg CTCCCAATGTATATAACATTCCAAGCACGGAAAAGCTGTTGCACGAAAACTCACCAAAATACTCGTTCGGAGTCAAAGTTAACCTTGAAAAACCATCCACCACTCCTG CACCCAATGTTTACAATGTTCCAACATCTGATAAAGTATTACATGATAACTCTCCAAAATACTCTTTTGGAGGAAAAGGACTGGCTGAAAAACCGTTGGATACTCCTg cacctaaCGTATACAATGTTGCTGATAGGGTTTTACATGAAAATTCTCCTAAATACACTTTTGGTGGCAAAGGATTGCCCGAGAAACCTTTGGATACTCCTG CACCAAATGTTTACAACGTACCCACTGCTGATAAGGTCTTACACGATAGTGCACCAAAATACTCATTTGGAAACAAGGTTCAATTGGAAAAGCCTTTGGATACCCCCG CTCCAAACGTCTACAACATTCCATCGGTGGTTGGCGACAAGAAGTCCTCCCCGGCGTACACGATTTCCGGTAGAACCAAGGAACCAATCGACGAACGTGTGAAGAACCCAGGACCCGGTCAATACAACAACGTAGACCCTGACAGTTACAAGGCCGAAAACTCCCCGGCTTACACCATTAGTGGCAGAACGAACATCCCCAAGGACGACAAAATACCCGGGCCGGGAGTTTACTCTCCggaaaag gttTGCTTAGATTTTCCACCAGCCCACTCGTTCGGCATCAAGCACTCCCCCTACTCAGACCACTATTAG
- the LOC109599011 gene encoding O(6)-methylguanine-induced apoptosis 2 isoform X10 yields MGGITQRPWTPTKRRGPIAAEYNSPGPACVNLPSYIGKHTVEAKSGRAPAFSFGARHNGKLESIGPGPGQYNVTGLSAKGKDTPLAVSLHGRPKEPKPENFPAPGDYNPDKAEKVIHDNSPKYTFGLKTNVEKPLDTPAPNVYNVPKSDKMLHEKSPQYSFGVKTQVEKPSETPAPNVYNVPTSDKVLHDNSPKYSFGGKGLAEKPLDTPAPNVYNIPSTEKLLHENSPKYSFGVKVNLEKPSTTPAPNVYNVPTSDKVLHDNSPKYSFGGKGLPEKPLDTPAPNVYNIPSTEKLLHENSPKYSFGVKVNLEKPSTTPAPNVYNVPTSDKVLHDNSPKYSFGGKGLAEKPLDTPAPNVYNVADRVLHENSPKYTFGGKGLPEKPLDTPAPNVYNVPTADKVLHDSAPKYSFGNKVQLEKPLDTPAPNVYNIPSVVGDKKSSPAYTISGRTKEPIDERVKNPGPGQYNNVDPDSYKAENSPAYTISGRTNIPKDDKIPGPGVYSPEKVCLDFPPAHSFGIKHSPYSDHY; encoded by the exons ATGGGTGGCATTACACAAAGACCCTGGACTCCAACCAAAAGACGAGGACCAATCGCCGCCGAATACAACAGTCCAGGACCAGCGTGTGTCAATCTCCCTTCATACATCG gTAAACACACAGTTGAAGCTAAGAGTGGTAGGGCGCCAGCTTTCAGCTTCGGAGCAAGACACAATGGAAAATTGGAGAGCATTGGACCCGGACCTGGACAATACAACGTGACTGGTCTCAGTGCGAAAG GAAAAGACACACCGTTGGCTGTAAGTCTTCACGGCAGGCCCAAAGAGCCGAAGCCCGAAAACTTCCCGGCTCCCGGCGACTACAATCCTGACAAAGCCGAAAAGGTTATCCATGACAACAGTCCCAAATACACTTTTGGACTGAAAACGAACGTAGAAAAACCATTAGATACGCCTG CACCAAACGTGTACAATGTGCCGAAATCGGATAAGATGCTTCACGAAAAATCCCCGCAGTACAGTTTTGGGGTTAAGACGCAAGTCGAAAAACCGTCAGAAACGCCcg CACCCAATGTTTACAATGTGCCAACATCTGATAAAGTATTACATGATAACTCTCCAAAATACTCTTTTGGAGGAAAAGGACTCGCTGAAAAACCGTTGGATACTCCtg CTCCCAATGTATATAACATTCCAAGCACGGAAAAGCTGTTGCACGAAAACTCCCCAAAATACTCGTTCGGAGTCAAAGTTAATCTTGAAAAACCATCCACCACTCCTG CACCCAATGTTTACAATGTTCCAACATCTGATAAAGTATTACATGATAACTCTCCAAAGTACTCTTTTGGAGGAAAAGGACTGCCCGAAAAACCGCTGGACACTCCcg CTCCCAATGTATATAACATTCCAAGCACGGAAAAGCTGTTGCACGAAAACTCACCAAAATACTCGTTCGGAGTCAAAGTTAACCTTGAAAAACCATCCACCACTCCTG CACCCAATGTTTACAATGTTCCAACATCTGATAAAGTATTACATGATAACTCTCCAAAATACTCTTTTGGAGGAAAAGGACTGGCTGAAAAACCGTTGGATACTCCTg cacctaaCGTATACAATGTTGCTGATAGGGTTTTACATGAAAATTCTCCTAAATACACTTTTGGTGGCAAAGGATTGCCCGAGAAACCTTTGGATACTCCTG CACCAAATGTTTACAACGTACCCACTGCTGATAAGGTCTTACACGATAGTGCACCAAAATACTCATTTGGAAACAAGGTTCAATTGGAAAAGCCTTTGGATACCCCCG CTCCAAACGTCTACAACATTCCATCGGTGGTTGGCGACAAGAAGTCCTCCCCGGCGTACACGATTTCCGGTAGAACCAAGGAACCAATCGACGAACGTGTGAAGAACCCAGGACCCGGTCAATACAACAACGTAGACCCTGACAGTTACAAGGCCGAAAACTCCCCGGCTTACACCATTAGTGGCAGAACGAACATCCCCAAGGACGACAAAATACCCGGGCCGGGAGTTTACTCTCCggaaaag gttTGCTTAGATTTTCCACCAGCCCACTCGTTCGGCATCAAGCACTCCCCCTACTCAGACCACTATTAG